The Populus trichocarpa isolate Nisqually-1 chromosome 2, P.trichocarpa_v4.1, whole genome shotgun sequence genome has a window encoding:
- the LOC7489925 gene encoding uncharacterized protein At1g05835, translating into MKMQKQQAFTFLLLTVSLTFPSLIHSLGAKCATNAPSVQQTQVGNGNPPRFMVEVQNNCPMCPVINIHLKCGSFPQALVNPRLLKVVAPDDCVVNGGLPLSPLQRFSFNYSHQKYLMHPSSWSFQCE; encoded by the exons ATGAAGATGCAGAAGCAACAAGCTTTCACCTTCCTTCTCCTTACAGTATCTCTCACATTTCCCTCTCTGATCCACA GTTTGGGGGCTAAATGTGCAACCAATGCTCCAAGTGTCCAACAGACTCAAGTGGGGAATGGTAATCCTCCAAGATTTATGGTTGAAGTGCAAAACAACTGCCCTATGTGCCCAGTTATCAACATCCACTTGAAATGTGGAAGCTTTCCTCAAGCTCTCGTCAACCCTAGGTTGCTCAAAGTGGTAGCCCCAGATGACTGTGTCGTTAATGGAGGCTTGCCACTCTCACCCCTGCAAAGATTTTCCTTCAATTACTCCCATCAGAAGTATCTCATGCACCCATCTTCTTGGTCCTTCCAGTGCGAGTAA